One genomic window of Eptesicus fuscus isolate TK198812 chromosome 6, DD_ASM_mEF_20220401, whole genome shotgun sequence includes the following:
- the LOC103300959 gene encoding olfactory receptor 7A10-like, translated as MGPGNDTLISEFLLLGLSEEPALQPLIFGLFLSMYLITVLGNLLIILAVSSDSHLHTPMYFFLSNLSLVDICFTSTTVPKMLWNIQTQSKAITYAGCITQLYFFLLFGGLDDFLLAVMAYDRYVAICHPLHYMDIMNPGICGLLVLVSWIMGALNSLLQSLIVLPLSFCTNLEIPHYFCELKEVVQLACSDTFLNNMVMYFVSVLLGGGPLAGIIYSYSKIVSSIRAISSSEGKYKAFSTCASHLSVVSLFYGTSIGVHLSSAATHSSHSSAAASVMYTVVTPMLNPFIYSLRNKDIKKALKGFYWMAQLF; from the coding sequence ATGGGTCCTGGAAATGATACTCTgatttcagaatttcttcttctgggATTATCAGAGGAACCAGCACTGCAGCCCCTCATATTTGGGcttttcctctccatgtacctgatcactgtgttgggaaacctgctcatcatcctggccgtcagctcagactcccacctccacacgcccatgtacttcttcctctccaacctgtccttggtagacatctgtttcacctccaccaccGTCCCTAAGATGCTGTGGAacatccagacacagagcaaagcCATCACCTATGCAGGCTGCATCACccagttatatttttttctactctttgGAGGACTGGATGACTTTCTTCTAGCTGTGATGGCCTATGACAGGtatgtggccatctgccaccccctGCACTATATGGACATCATGAACCCCGGGATCTGTGGACTGCTGGTTCTGGTGTCCTGGATCATGGGTGCTCTGAATTCTTTGTTACAAAGTTTAATTGTGTTGCCTTTGTCCTTCTGTACAAACTTGGAAATCCCACACTATTTTTGTGAACTCAAAGAGGTGGTCCAACTTGCCTGTTCTGACACCTTTCTTAATAACATGGTGATGTATTTTGTATCTGTTCTACTGGGTGGTGGTCCCCTCGCTGGTATCATTTACTCTTACTCTAAGATAGTGTCCTCCATTCGTGCAATCTCATCATCTGAGGGGAAGTATAAGGCATTTTCTACGTGTGCTTCTCACCTCTCAGTTGTCTCCTTATTTTATGGAACAAGCATAGGAGTGCATCTCAGCTCTGCTGCTACCCACAGCTCACACTCAAGTGCAGCAGCCTCGGTGATGTACACTGTGGTcacacccatgctgaaccccttcatctacagtctCAGGAACAAAGACATAAAGAAGGCTCTGAAAGGATTCTATTGGATGGCacaattattttga